A stretch of Miscanthus floridulus cultivar M001 chromosome 13, ASM1932011v1, whole genome shotgun sequence DNA encodes these proteins:
- the LOC136500575 gene encoding nuclear transcription factor Y subunit B-11-like — MKSRKGYGHQGHLLSPVGSPPSDNESDAAAAAATAGGGGCGSSVGYCGGGGESPAKEQDRFLPIANVSRIMKRSLPANAKISKEAKETVQECVSEFISFVTGEASDKCQREKRKTINGDDLLWAMTTLGFEAYVAPLKSYLNRYREVEGEKVAVLGAGPGARHGDGAADDGPLAAAGVVVAPPSGGAGDRAGHDGAADTGGHDAHVGLMMGASSVVGFGAGGGAAPSYYAAAARKAYGGEGSKVMEFEGIGGEEENGGGQRGRGFGSHLHGAVQW; from the coding sequence ATGAAGAGCAGGAAGGGGTACGGGCACCAGGGCCACCTGCTGAGCCCGGTGGGGAGCCCGCCGTCGGACAACGAGTCCGACGCCGCGGCAGCGGCGGccacggccggcggcggcgggtgcgGGAGCAGCGTGGGgtactgcggcggcggcggggagtcGCCGGCCAAGGAGCAGGACCGGTTCCTGCCGATCGCCAACGTGTCCCGCATCATGAAGCGGTCCCTGCCGGCGAACGCCAAGATCTCCAAGGAGGCCAAGGAGACGGTGCAGGAGTGCGTGTCCGAGTTCATCAGCTTCGTCACCGGGGAGGCCTCCGACAAGTGCCAGCGCGAGAAGCGCAAGACCATCAACGGCGACGACCTGCTCTGGGCCATGACCACGCTCGGCTTCGAGGCCTACGTCGCCCCGCTCAAGTCCTACCTCAACCGCTACCGCGAGGTCGAGGGCGAGAAGGTCGCCGTGCTCGGCGCCGGCCCCGGCGCGCGACACGGAGATGGCGCGGCGGATGACGGCCCGCTCGCCGCGGCGGGCGTCGTCGTCGCCCCGCCGTCCGGGGGCGCCGGTGACCGCGCGGGCCACGACGGCGCCGCCGATACCGGCGGACACGACGCGCACGTCGGGCTCATGATGGGAGCCAGCAGCGTCGTCGGGTTCGGCGCGGGCGGCGGGGCAGCGCCGTCGTACTACGCGGCGGCCGCACGGAAGGCGTACGGCGGGGAAGGGTCCAAGGTGATGGAGTTCGAAGGCATCGGCGGCGAGGAGGAGAACGGCGGCGGGCAGAGGGGGAGAGGATTTGGCAGCCACCTCCACGGCGCGGTGCAATGGTGA
- the LOC136499568 gene encoding serpin-Z2A-like, producing MCVFLPDAHDGLPSLVEKMASCPSFLWDHMPTERVEVRELRLPKFKLSFSSRINGVLKAMRIKAAFKPGTADLSDMLEGRTDLVLEHVFHKAVIEVNEEGTEAAASSACMMRLLCYSYRHPVNFVADHPFEFFLVEEVSGVVVFMGHVLDPTKSE from the coding sequence ATGTGCGTCTTCCTCCCGGACGCCCACGACGGCCTGCCGAGCctcgtggagaagatggcctcctgCCCCAGCTTCCTATGGGACCACATGCCGACTGAACGCGTTGAGGTTCGCGAGTTGCGGCTGCCAAAGTTCAAGCTCTCCTTCTCCAGTAGAATCAATGGCGTTCTCAAGGCGATGAGGATCAAGGCCGCCTTTAAGCCAGGCACTGCCGACCTCTCAGACATGCTGGAGGGCAGGACTGACCTGGTGTTGGAGCATGTTTTCCACAAGGCGGTCATCGAGGTGAACGAGGAAGGCACAGAAGCAGCGGCCTCTTCTGCTTGCATGATGAGATTGCTTTGTTATAGTTATAGGCACCCTGTCAATTTTGTCGCCGACCATCCGTTTGAGTTCTTTCTGGTGGAGGAGGTGTCTGGTGTCGTCGTCTTCATGGGACACGTTCTCGACCCAACGAAATCAGAGTAA
- the LOC136499044 gene encoding LRR receptor kinase BAK1: MAAAAVASRRRWAVWALLLRLLHPAALVLANTEGDALHSLRTNLNDPNNVLQSWDPTLVNPCTWFHVTCNNDNSVIRVDLGNAALSGTLVPQLGQLKNLQYLELYSNNISGIVPSELGNLANLVSLDLYLNNFTGSIPDSLGKLLKLRFLRLNNNSLSGSIPKSLTAITALQVLDLSNNNLSGEVPSTGSFSLFTPISFANNPNLCGPGTTKPCPGAPPFSPPPPYNPTTPAQSPGSSSSSTGAIAGGVAAGAALLFAIPAIGFAYWRRRKPQEHFFDVPAEEDPEVHLGQLKRFSLRELQVATDGFSNKNILGRGGFGKVYKGRLADGSLVAVKRLKEERTPGGELQFQTEVEMISMAVHRNLLRLRGFCMTPTERLLVYPYMANGSVASRLRDRPPAEPPLDWQTRRRIALGSARGLSYLHDHCDPKIIHRDVKAANILLDEDFEAVVGDFGLAKLMDYKDTHVTTAVRGTIGHIAPEYLSTGKSSEKTDVFGYGITLLELITGQRAFDLARLANDDDVMLLDWVKGLLKEKKLESLVDEDLEHYIDVEVESLIQVALLCTQSNPMERPKMSEVVRMLEGDGLAERWEEWQKVEVVRQEVELGPHRTSEWILDSTDNLHAEQLSGPR; encoded by the exons ATGGCGGCTGCGGCGGTGGCTTCGCGGCGCCGTTGGGCGGTGTGGgcgctgctgctgcggctgctcCACCCGGCCGCGCTCGTGCTCGCCAACACCGAAG GTGATGCCTTGCATAGCTTAAGGACTAACTTAAATGATCCTAATAATGTTCTACAAAGTTGGGATCCCACTCTGGTCAACCCCTGCACTTGGTTTCATGTTACCTGCAACAATGACAACAGTGTTATCAGAGT TGATCTTGGAAATGCTGCACTATCAGGAACTTTGGTTCCACAACTTGGCCAGCTCAAAAACTTGCAGTACCT GGAGCTCTACAGTAATAATATCAGCGGCATCGTACCTAGTGAACTTGGGAATCTTGCAAACTTGGTCAGTTTGGATTTGTACCTGAACAACTTCACTGGTTCGATACCAGATTCATTGGGGAAGCTATTGAAGCTGCGGTTCTT GCGTCTTAACAACAACAGCCTTTCTGGTTCAATTCCAAAATCGTTAACTGCTATCACTGCACTCCAAGTTCT GGATCTGTCAAATAACAATTTGTCCGGAGAAGTTCCATCAACTGGTTCCTTTTCGTTATTCACCCCTATCAG TTTTGCAAACAACCCTAACTTATGTGGTCCTGGCACCACAAAACCTTGCCCTGGTGCTCCTCCCTTTTCTCCACCTCCTCCATACAACCCTACAACCCCTGCGCAATCACCAG GAAGTAGCTCTTCCAGTACTGGTGCAATTGCTGGTGGAGTGGCTGCTGGCGCAGCCTTGCTATTTGCTATTCCTGCAATTGGTTTTGCCTATTGGCGGCGCAGGAAACCGCAAGAGCATTTCTTCGATGTACCTG CCGAGGAAGATCCAGAGGTGCATCTTGGTCAGCTTAAAAGATTTTCACTACGAGAATTACAAGTTGCAACAGATGGCTTCAGCAATAAGAACATTCTTGGAAGAGGTGGATTTGGCAAAGTCTACAAAGGACGGCTGGCAGATGGATCTTTAGTTGCTGTTAAGAGACTAAAGGAGGAGCGCACGCCTGGTGGGGAATTACAGTTTCAAACAGAAGTTGAGATGATTAGTATGGCTGTACACAGAAATCTATTGCGTCTTCGTGGATTCTGTATGACACCAACAGAAAGGTTGCTTGTGTATCCATACATGGCTAATGGAAGTGTTGCATCACGTTTAAGAG ACCGGCCACCAGCTGAACCTCCGCTAGATTGGCAAACAAGAAGAAGGATTGCATTGGGTTCTGCTAGGGGCCTGTCTTATTTACATGATCATTGTGATCCAAAGATTATTCATCGTGATGTCAAAGCTGCAAATATTTTGTTAGATGAAGACTTCGAAGCTGTGGTGGGGGATTTTGGTTTGGCCAAACTAATGGATTACAAGGATACCCATGTAACTACTGCTGTTCGTGGAACAATTGGGCACATTGCACCCGAATACCTTTCAACAGGAAAATCCTCTGAGAAAACTGATGTATTTGGCTATGGAATTACGCTTTTAGAGCTTATTACAGGACAACGTGCCTTTGATCTAGCTCGCCTtgctaatgatgatgatgtcatgcttcTTGACTGG GTTAAGGGATTGCTCAAGGAGAAGAAACTGGAGAGTCTAGTCGATGAAGATCTAGAGCACTACATCGATGTTGAGGTGGAATCTCTGATCCAGGTCGCACTCCTCTGCACGCAGAGCAACCCCATGGAACGTCCTAAGATGTCAGAGGTTGTGAGGATGCTCGAAGGTGATGGTCTCGCCGAGAGATGGGAGGAGTGGCAGAAGGTAGAAGTAGTACGGCAAGAGGTTGAGCTAGGCCCTCATCGAACTTCGGAATGGATTCTCGACTCGACCGACAACCTCCATGCTGAACAGCTGTCAGGGCCGAGGTGA
- the LOC136501303 gene encoding CRS2-associated factor 1, mitochondrial-like isoform X2: MRFLLGTPQTPPPPAGCLPAHRRPMLLAPGLLRRARAPPGLPPRLHLSRLLDRYGFVAPASLTPAPREPPSDTADAKKRRAKKPPYRPPSSLDCGGRPPAQSDLPFDFRFSYTESTPASKPIGLREPRYSPFGPGRLDRPWTGLCAPAVDATLRDVEAEDPLPDAERGLEEARRRERERVLGEPLTPAERAFLVDKCQKNRTKRQINLGRDGLTHNMLNDIHNNWKTCEAVRIKCLGVPTVDMQNVCHQLEDKTGGLIIHRHGSLLILYRGLTVEETKQMRKKGLQVPVLTKLAKNGYYASLVPMVRDAFLMDELVRIDCKGLPKSDYKKIGVKLRDLVPCILVSFDKEQIIVWRGKEDGSLQDQTQKSFLSFIDSDGASVKDETGDQEQVPSHWSSDECSGTGTSSSDEVPNDKPVISNLDSSRSI, translated from the exons ATGCGATTTCTTCTTGGGACCCCTCAAACCCCACCGCCGCCCGCCGGCTGTCTCCCAGCTCACCGCCGCCCCATGCTCCTCGCCCCCGGCCTCCTCCGCCGCGCGCGCGCACCTCCCGGCCTCCCGCCCCGCCTCCACCTCTCGCGCCTCCTCGACCGCTACGGCTTCGTGGCCCCGGCATCCCTCACCCCGGCCCCGCGAGAACCTCCCAGCGACACCGCCGACGCGAAGAAGCGCCGTGCGAAGAAGCCGCCCTACCGCCCGCCGTCCTCGCTGGACTGCGGCGGCCGCCCGCCGGCGCAGTCCGACCTCCCCTTCGACTTCCGCTTCAGCTACACCGAGAGCACCCCGGCGTCCAAGCCCATCGGGCTCCGCGAGCCTAGGTACTCCCCGTTCGGCCCCGGGCGGCTCGACCGGCCCTGGACGGGGCTCTGCGCGCCCGCCGTCGACGCTACCCTGCGCGACGTCGAGGCAGAGGATCCCCTCCCCGACGCCGAGAGGGGGCTGGAGGAGGCGCGACGGCGAGAGCGGGAGCGCGTGCTGGGAGAGCCGCTCACCCCCGCGGAGCGTGCATTCTTGGTGGACAAGTGCCAGAAGAACCGCACCAAGCGTCAGATCAACCTTG GGAGAGATGGGCTTACTCACAACATGCTCAACGACATTCACAATAACTGGAAGACCTGCGAGGCTGTCAGGATAAAATGCCTCGGTGTGCCAACGGTTGATATGCAGAACGTGTGTCATCAGCTTGAG GATAAAACTGGTGGCCTGATCATCCACCGGCATGGTAGCCTGTTGATACTATACAGGG GGCTGACAGTTGAGGAGACAAAGCAAATGAGGAAGAAGGGCCTACAGGTTCCTGTTTTGACAAAGCTTG CCAAGAACGGATACTACGCTAGTCTTGTGCCAATGGTCCGGGATGCATTTTTGATGGATGAGCTGGTCCGAATAGACTGTAAAGGATTGCCAAAAAGTGACTATAAGAAGATTGGAGTCAAGCTCAGG GATCTTGTTCCTTGCATTCTTGTCTCATTTGACAAGGAGCAAATTATTGTTTGGAGGGGAAAGGAAGATGGAAGCCTACAAGATCAAACACAGAAGTCATTCCTTTCATTTATTGACTCAGATGGTGCATCAGTGAAGGATGAGACTGGTGATCAGGAACAAGTACCAAGCCATTGGTCTTCTGATGAGTGTTCTGGGACTGGGACCAGTAGCTCTGATGAAGTGCCAAATGACAAACCAGTAATTTCTAACCTAGACTCTTCTAGGTCGATCTGA
- the LOC136501303 gene encoding CRS2-associated factor 1, mitochondrial-like isoform X1, whose amino-acid sequence MRFLLGTPQTPPPPAGCLPAHRRPMLLAPGLLRRARAPPGLPPRLHLSRLLDRYGFVAPASLTPAPREPPSDTADAKKRRAKKPPYRPPSSLDCGGRPPAQSDLPFDFRFSYTESTPASKPIGLREPRYSPFGPGRLDRPWTGLCAPAVDATLRDVEAEDPLPDAERGLEEARRRERERVLGEPLTPAERAFLVDKCQKNRTKRQINLGRDGLTHNMLNDIHNNWKTCEAVRIKCLGVPTVDMQNVCHQLEDKTGGLIIHRHGSLLILYRGRHYNPKKRPVIPLMLWKPAEPVYPRLIKTTIEGLTVEETKQMRKKGLQVPVLTKLAKNGYYASLVPMVRDAFLMDELVRIDCKGLPKSDYKKIGVKLRDLVPCILVSFDKEQIIVWRGKEDGSLQDQTQKSFLSFIDSDGASVKDETGDQEQVPSHWSSDECSGTGTSSSDEVPNDKPVISNLDSSRSI is encoded by the exons ATGCGATTTCTTCTTGGGACCCCTCAAACCCCACCGCCGCCCGCCGGCTGTCTCCCAGCTCACCGCCGCCCCATGCTCCTCGCCCCCGGCCTCCTCCGCCGCGCGCGCGCACCTCCCGGCCTCCCGCCCCGCCTCCACCTCTCGCGCCTCCTCGACCGCTACGGCTTCGTGGCCCCGGCATCCCTCACCCCGGCCCCGCGAGAACCTCCCAGCGACACCGCCGACGCGAAGAAGCGCCGTGCGAAGAAGCCGCCCTACCGCCCGCCGTCCTCGCTGGACTGCGGCGGCCGCCCGCCGGCGCAGTCCGACCTCCCCTTCGACTTCCGCTTCAGCTACACCGAGAGCACCCCGGCGTCCAAGCCCATCGGGCTCCGCGAGCCTAGGTACTCCCCGTTCGGCCCCGGGCGGCTCGACCGGCCCTGGACGGGGCTCTGCGCGCCCGCCGTCGACGCTACCCTGCGCGACGTCGAGGCAGAGGATCCCCTCCCCGACGCCGAGAGGGGGCTGGAGGAGGCGCGACGGCGAGAGCGGGAGCGCGTGCTGGGAGAGCCGCTCACCCCCGCGGAGCGTGCATTCTTGGTGGACAAGTGCCAGAAGAACCGCACCAAGCGTCAGATCAACCTTG GGAGAGATGGGCTTACTCACAACATGCTCAACGACATTCACAATAACTGGAAGACCTGCGAGGCTGTCAGGATAAAATGCCTCGGTGTGCCAACGGTTGATATGCAGAACGTGTGTCATCAGCTTGAG GATAAAACTGGTGGCCTGATCATCCACCGGCATGGTAGCCTGTTGATACTATACAGGGGTAGGCATTATAACCCAAAGAAAAGACCTGTTATTCCGTTAATGCTGTGGAAACCTGCTGAACCTGTTTACCCGAGGCTAATCAAAACAACAATTGAAGGGCTGACAGTTGAGGAGACAAAGCAAATGAGGAAGAAGGGCCTACAGGTTCCTGTTTTGACAAAGCTTG CCAAGAACGGATACTACGCTAGTCTTGTGCCAATGGTCCGGGATGCATTTTTGATGGATGAGCTGGTCCGAATAGACTGTAAAGGATTGCCAAAAAGTGACTATAAGAAGATTGGAGTCAAGCTCAGG GATCTTGTTCCTTGCATTCTTGTCTCATTTGACAAGGAGCAAATTATTGTTTGGAGGGGAAAGGAAGATGGAAGCCTACAAGATCAAACACAGAAGTCATTCCTTTCATTTATTGACTCAGATGGTGCATCAGTGAAGGATGAGACTGGTGATCAGGAACAAGTACCAAGCCATTGGTCTTCTGATGAGTGTTCTGGGACTGGGACCAGTAGCTCTGATGAAGTGCCAAATGACAAACCAGTAATTTCTAACCTAGACTCTTCTAGGTCGATCTGA